CAAAAAACCCCTGCCTCCCTACCCCTTCCGAATAGGAGTAATCACCTCCTCCACCGGGGCAGCATTTCAAGATATCCGGTCTACGTTTGAGCACCGATGGCCGGCTGCCACGCTCTATCTCTACCACGCAAGCGTTCAGGGACTCAATGCGGCCGGCGAACTGGTCCGGGGCCTTGATTACTTTGCTAATGAGCCTACCCCTGTTGAGCTCATTATTATCGGGCGCGGCGGGGGATCTCTCGAAGATTTATGGCCTTTCAACGAAGAACCTGTTGCCCGGGCCATTTACAACAGCCCCATTCCTGTTATCAGTGCCGTTGGCCATGAGGTAGACTACAGTATCAGTGATTTTGTGGCAGATGCACGCGCGGCCACCCCTACACAGGCGGCCGTAATTGCCGCTCCTGACATAGACGAGCTGCGCTATCAGATTGAGGACTATACAGAATTCCTTGGTACCTATATGGATCAAAAATTTTCAAGGTACAGAGAGTATATTTCAACACTTGCAAAATCGCATGCGCTGCTTGTGGTACAGGAGAAACTGCGATACCATAGAAACAGGACAGACTCTCTTGCTGAAAAATTATCAAGATCCATCGAGAGAAAAATGAATGCTGAAAAAAATCGTCTTGGGATGTTTCAGGCCGCCCTGAGTCAGAATACTCCGGAAAGAGATATCCGGACGGCCCTGGATCAAGTTGAGCGCCAGGAAGAGAGGCTACGTTCGCACATCGACCGGCTGCTTGTTCGTAAGCGGACAGCTTTGAGGGAGATGCACTCACATTTAAACGGGTTAAACCCAAATGCCCCTCTCGAAAGGGGATTTGCCAGGGTCCATCAGAATGGTGTTTGGATTCGATCCTCAAATAATTTTTCACCCCAAAAACCGACGGAAATTGAATGGGGTGACGGAAAATTGAGCCTGGGCAAAACCTGATCTGCGGAGTATCGGCATCCTTCAGGATTTATATGTGGTTATCTTCTTTATTTATTAGATTCAAGCCGTCGAGACCATCCTACAATTCTACCAGTACATGAATACACTCCTGGCCGGATATAAAGGCGAATCATATACGATTCTGAAAAATGCCCTCAAGCGACGGCAGCACACCGTTACATCCGGAGAACCGGATGAACAGTTGTTGGAGGAGCTTTCCCGCCGGAATTACCCCCTTATTATTTTAAGTGACTTTTCGGAAGAGGCCCTGCAGTTCAGCCGGAATATCCGCGCTCTCGAAAGCGGTAAGCGATACACCATTATTGCCGTGATATCGGTTGATCATCTGGATCAAATACACCGGCTGCTTGACGCAGACGTGGATCAGTATATTGTGGAGTCTCTGTTTGACGAGCAGAGGCTGGATGTAAGGCTTGCTTTCGCCGAGAAGATGGCCCGAAACAAGGAGGGTCAGTATCTCATTGAGCAGAAGTTGAAGGAGAGTGAAGCCCGGTCGCGAAGTATCCTGCGCACCACCGTGGACGCCATTATTACAATTGATGACCGGGGAACGATCCGTACCTTCAATCGTGCGGCCGAAAAGCTTTTTCAATACACGGCATCCGAAGTGATAGGTAAAAATGTTCATGTTCTCATGCCGCAGCCTTATCGCCGTGAACATGATGATTATATGGAGAACTATCACAAAACGGGTAATCGAAAGATTATCGGAATCGGACGCGACGTAACAGGAAAAAGAAAAGACGGAAGCACATTCCCGATGTACCTGGCCGTAAGCGAGGTAAATGTGAACGGACAGCGTCTCTACACGGGAATCATTCGCAATATCACTGAACAGCGAAGGCTGGAGCAGGAAGTTTTGCGTATCAGTGAGCATGAACGGCGGCGGATCGGCCAGGATCTGCACGATGGCCTCGGCCAGATGCTAACCGGAATAAGCCTGATAAACCGCAATATTGCTCATTCCCTGCATGAAGAAAACCATCCGCTGGCCGGTGAGATCGATGAGATCACAAATCTTATTAAAGAGGCGGATGAATTTGCAAGAAATCTATCGCGCGGCCTGATCCCCGTTGAATTTGAAGGAGATGGTTTTAATGCAGCGCTTGAACGACTGGTGCAAAATGCGGAAAGGCTGCTGAATATTTCGTGTACACTGACCCTGGGCAGCAACATTCATTTTGATGACAACACCAGCCTGACCCATCTTTATCGGATTGCCCAGGAAGCAACCAGTAATGCGGTAAAACACGGAAATGCCAGCGAGGTTCACATAACGCTCCGGGCCAACGACGAAAAACTTACGCTTCGTATCGACGACAACGGTACCGGATTTGCTCCGGACTGGGATGAGAAAAAAGGTCTCGGCGTTCGGATTATGATGTTCCGTGCACGCCTGATCGGTGCAAATGTGGAAATCAGTGACAGCCACCTGGGCGGGGCTTCCATACTGGTTACCCTGCTGCATGTAGGATCAACTTATTCTATTAAAGACTAACAACCATGAGCACAAACAAGCTAATATATATCGTAGATGATCATCCCCTGATGCGCAAAGGCCTGGCGATGACACTGGAAAAAGAGGTAGGATTTGAAGTTTGCGGCCAGGCGGAATCAGCTGAAACAGCCCTTACCGAGATTCTGAAACTTAAACCTGACGCAGCGGTCATCGATATCAGCCTGCCCGGAATGAACGGCATCGAACTGGTTAAAAACCTCCTCCACCAGATGCCCGAACTCAAGATATTGATTGTATCGCGGCATGATGAAGAGCTCTACGCTGAACGGGCACTCCGTGCGGGAGCAAAAGGATACCTGATGAAACTGGAAGCTGTAGAGGTGCTTGTAAGCGCTGTACACCAGATATTGAACGGAGGTATTTATCTGAGTGAAAAGATTGGCAATAAGCTGCTGATGAAGCTGGCTACCGGCAATGCTTCAAAAAGCGACAATCCTCTCGATCTGCTCAGCGACCGTGAGCTGGAGGTGTTCGAAATGACCGGAAAAGGCCTCTCTACGAAAGATATTGGGGAGAAACTGCATATTTCCGTCAAAACCGTTGAAAGCCATCGGGCCAATATCAAGGAGAAACTGCATATCGACTCCGCCAATGAACTGATGAGGCATGCTGTGAAATGGGTGGAAGAAAGCTCAAAATAATTCATAAAGAACCGTGATTCTCATCATATCATGAATCTAACCCGGTTCGTGCCCTTTATGGTACTCGCTTTACATCGCCAATTACCCGGATAATTGTTCCATTGGTTGCGATATACTTGTCCTTGTGCCGTTTTTGATCCTTTTTGTACAAAAAGAATCTGAACCGTTCTTGCAGCAGACCGGCAACGCCCAACGTTACCCACCCGTAATTTCCACTATCACGGTATTACCTGCACTTGAAATAGGTCAATAAATTGATTTTATTGTTTTTAACAATGCCAATATACCCCGATAATACTCAATTCCACCATTCCTCTGCCATGTTTCTCTAGGGGAAATCCCTACCGCCATCAGGAAACTCCCCACTCCCTGATCAGAATCTAACCGCTAACCGCGAGCCAATCTTCTGTTGATATTGACACCGTTGGCTGCAGCCGTTGCAGCCGGCTGCTATTACCAACAACCAAACAACAAAAGAATTTCTACCTAATAAACTTTATTAACTATAAATAACAGAACAATGAAAACAACATTACTCTCTTTATCCGTGCTGCTAATGGCTCTCTTTATGTTTGAGACTACCAATGCGCAGCAAACCAGAGACCTCCAATATTACAGATCTCCGGACAAAACCGGAATTAACGTTTTTGAAACAAGCAAAGAAACTGACGTTGAATTCGACGGACTCAAAGTTCGCATCGGCGGTGCTAATACATTACAATTCCAGGCTTTACAAAATGACGATGACATTCCTTTCCAGCTTGAGCCCAATTTCAATCTGGCTACGTCAAACCTGGACATTGATGTTCAGCTCGAAAGAGGACTGAGAATGCACCTCAGAACCTACCTCTCATCCAGACACCATCCTGAAGCCTGGGTGAAGGGCGGATATCTGCAGGTAGATCGGCTTGATTTTATCAGTGAAGGATTCGCGGAAAACCTGATGGATAAAGTAACCATTAAAGTGGGCCATATGGAAATCAACTATGGTGACGCTCACTTCAGAAGAAGTGATAATGGACAAGCCATATACAATCCTTTCGTAGGTAACTACCTTATGGATTCCTTTACGACAGAAGCAGGTGGTGAAGTGTACTATCAAAGCAACGGATTCCTTGCAATGATTGGAGTTACCAATGGTAAACTGAATCAATCAACAATAGCTCCCGATCCTGCACTCGATATTGGAACCAATCCCGCCTTTGTAGGTAAATTGGGATATGACAGCCAGATAAATGAAGATCTGCGTGTTCGTCTGACCGGTTCTATCTATACCAACTCTCAGGCAGAAAGATTCTACCTTTATGCAGGTGACCGTGCCGGTGGAAGATACTATAACGTAATCAGCGGATCTGATTTCAATGCTCGGGTCGTACCTGGCTTTGCACTTTCAGGACGCGCCCCCGGTGGCCCTATCGGCGGAGAGATGACAGCAATTATGATTAACCCGTTCGTTAAGTTCCAGGGCCTTGAGTTCTTTGGAATCTTTGAAAATGCCAGCGGTAAGCGTAATTCAGAAACAGACACGCGCACATTTAATCAATATGCTGCTGAAGTACTCTATCGCTTTGGAGAAAATGAAAACGTATACATCGGTGGTCGTTATAACGCGGTATCCGGCGAATTGCCAGGAGGAGAAGAGATCGACGTTACCAGATTTAACATCGGTGGTGGTTGGTTCCTGACCAACAACGTACTCACTAAGGTCGAATACGTAACACAGAATCAGGATTATTCTGGTGCAACAACCGATCTGGGCTTTAGCGGATTAGTTATTGAAGCAGTAGTTAGCTTCTAACACCAAAACCAAGAAAAAAGCACAAAGGATTGCGGGGGCCGACCTCGCAATCCTGTTTTTTAACAATCCTAAATACCGGATTCATGTATTTCAAATTGATTACAACCACACTTCTCGCATTCGTTTTCCTTACGGGATCATTACTTGCACAGAATGCATCAGATACAACAGATACCCAGGAAAGAACCCTGACCGTTCAGGGCACTCCGCAAATGAAAATTGACGGTACGTCCAATATCCGTGATTGGGATGCAGATATCACTGAGATGGATGCAACCCTGGTGCTACAGGACGGAGATGAGCTTTCACTCGAAACCCTGACACCGGAATCCTTCAAAAGCCTGGAGATAACCATACCGGTTGAACATATTGAATCGGGCTCACGCGGTCTTACAAAGAATATTCACAAGTATCTGAAAGAAGATGATTATCCGAATATCACCTTCACATTAAGTCGTATTACCGATATCGTGCGTGAAAACGGTACAGCTCTGATCACCGCTGAAGGTGTGATTACCGCTGCCGGGAAAGAGAACCCTGCTACTATGACCGTTACTGCCAGCATGAACCCTGACGGATCCATCAATTTCAGCGGAGAACAGCAGCTGCTGATGACAAGCTTTGACATTGATCCGCCTACTGCAATTTTGGGAACCGTTCGTGCCGATGACGAATTTCTTGTTCTATATGATGTGAGCTTCAATTGAACTGGATCGACGTAGGTTGAATTCCTTTGTCAATCAAGCAAAGTCGGTCGACGTTGAATATTTAACCAAACAAACATCATGAAATACCGGCTTCAATCTGTCCTGTTTTTTGCGGTTCTCTTTTTTGCCGCAGGTACTATAAACGGGTCGCTTATTGCGCAGATCGAATATGTTCCGCAGGACAGCAGCCGGCTTTGGATTGCAGGGCAATCGAACGTGAATCAGTTTGAATGTGAATCACGTGAGCATCGTGGTGAAGCCATCATCTTTCAAACCACAACAATCACCGGGGATACGGTAACTGTGGATGAAGACGCCACGAAAATCATGCTCGAAATAGATGTTGAGGGCATTGAGTGCGGACGCAACAGAATGAACCGTGATCTTCGCAATGCGCTCAAAGCGGATGACTATCCGAATATCACCTTCGTGTTTAATGAAATTGTAAGCATTAGTGAAAACGGGCATTCAAATTCCGTTGAGCTGGAGGTGAACGGGTTACTGACGATAGCGGGTGTAACCAGGGAGGTGAATGTGCATCTCACCGGATATACACTCGATGATAACAGAGTCCGGGCCGAAGGCAGCAAGGAGATTCTTATGACAGATTTCGGAGTTGAACCGCCTACGGCGATGTTGGGACTGGTAAAAGCTGACAATGAATTAACCGTGCATTTTGATCTTATCGCCGCAAGAAAAGCTGATTGAAAAGTAAACCGGAATGAGACGATTAAAAAAATGGATTGATGAAATCCGTGCCGAGAATAAAGAATACGCAGCAGCCAACTGGATGTGCCGTTACTCGGGCGACACTGCTGAATTTATTGTACACCCGCATGTGGTTTACAATTCAGGCCGCTTCAAGCATACCGTAATCCGAATCGGCATGATTCTTACGCGGCTTTCAAAAAAAATGGAAGAAACTGGATACGTTTTTCACGTTCAAACTTTCCCCTCTCTTGAAGATCTGAAAATTGTGGCTTCCATCAGGCTGAACGTAAATCTCTCTCAGGGAAATAATAACAGCAGCCACTTAAAAAAGCCGTCCGCTGCGGAGGAGAAAAAAGCACCTTCCGCAGCTGAACTTCTGAACAGAAGGGCACGTCACCACAGGTTGGATGTTACCCCGATTGGCAACGAAAAGAAGCTCCCCGAACTCGATTCTTCATCACACAACAACAGCAAATGGTACCTGATTGGGAGCAGCAATGATAACCCCTTTACATGGCTGCATGTGGGTTTCTTTGCTCAAGAAATTTTCCTTTCATCCGGCTTTTCCGACCCCGGAGAATCTCCACTTATTATCAGCGGACCTGAGCTGAATGAAATACGTGAAGAACTGGAGATCGATGAACCGCCGACATTCTTCCACGCCTGTATTGCCATCATCGCGGCCCTGCCTGAACCCAACGGAAACAGGTAACCGGGCCTTTCTAAGCAGGTTACTGTGATTTACAAGGGGTCATCTTTCCTTTCGAAGCATCTTTACAGTTCGGCAGATGCTCATTTCGTTTGTCATCCGGATTCAATAACCGAATCGATCTCCATCTGTCCAAGCAATGTTTTGTGAACCGGACATTTTTTGGAAATTTCCAGGAGCCTGTTTAACTGATCCTGATCCAGATCTCCCTTTATCGTAATCTCTTTCTCAATCTTGTCGATTTTAGCCTTGGGATCCTTACAGTCGGTACAGTCTTCCGCATGATCCTTAAAGTGCCTTAACTCCACATACATATCCTCAACCGGCCATCCTTTCCGATCGGCATACATCTTGAGTGTAATTACCGTACATGAACCGAGCGACATCAACAGATAGTCGTACGGATCCGGCCCTTCATCGCCACCCCCTTTTGATTCCGGCTCATCAGACAAAAGCTCATGATTTCCCGCAGTAAGAGTGGTTTTATAGTTTTCCCTGCCTATGTGAACATGTACAATCTTTTTTTTATGATTTTCTGCCATTGAAATCTTTTTAATGGATTGGTTTTACTTGATTCTCCGTATCGAATGAAAAAGCTATAAAAATCTACCCTAAATCTGAAGGTTCGGCAGAATAGAATAAACTGCAACCCATAGCGGCAGCTGCAGCATCAGACTAAACCATACAGACCCGATTTTTTACTGCCTCACAAACCAATGTATCGGCGAGCAGATAACAGTTTACTAACAATTGTTTCATCCAGACCTAATATTACAGGAATAATGTGATAACAGTTTGTGCTTTTCTTCTTATAAATAAATCATCTGCACATGAATAAACGACCTCTCGATATTGCGGTAATATCCGATGTACATCTTGGCACGGTCGGCTGCCATGCACTCGAACTGCTTCAATACCTGAATTCCATTGATCCAAAAATGATCATCCTTAACGGTGACTTTGTGGATATCTGGAACTTCCGAAAGTACTACTGGCCCGAATCGCATATGATGGTTCTGCGAACCCTTCTCACGATGATGACAAACGGCACCGACATCTATTATCTCACGGGTAATCATGACGAAGTACTCCGGAAAGTTTCCAGTCTGCAGCTGGGCCCCTTTTTCATCAGGGATAAACTCATCCTGGAACTAAAGGGAGAAAAAGTCTGGATTTTTCATGGCGACATATTTGATATCACCATGAAGCAGAGTAAGTGGATTGCCAAAGCGGGAAGCCATGGATACGACCTGCTCATTCTGCTCAACCGTTTCATCAACAAAATTTCTGAACAAATGGGCCGCGGAAAGCTCTCCCTGTCGAAAAAGATTAAAGACAGCGTAAAAAAAGCAGTTCGTTTTATTGATGATTTTGAAACCACCGCGATTGATTTGGCGATAGACCAGGGCTATGATTACGTAATATGCGGCCATATTCATCAGCCAAAGATACGGGGTTATGAAAATGAAAACGGGTCCGTGATCTACATGAACTCGGGCGACTGGATAGAAAACCTGACCGCACTCGAATATGACGGAGATGAGTGGAATCTCTATAAATACAACGAAGAGGAGTTTCTCGGCCAGCAGCGCATTGAAAAGTGGCTGGAGCGAAAACGTGACAGCAGAAGCAAGGAGGTGATTATAGGATGATGAAGATACTCTATGGCATTCAGGGCACCGGCCACGGACATATCAGCCGGGCGCGGGAAATTGTGCCACTGCTGGCAGAGAAGGCAGAGCTGGACATCTTAATCAGCGGCACCAACTGCAAAATGACCCTGGATGGGAAAACGGCAATCCGAAAGCAGGGTATCAGCCTCGCCTATAATTCAAAAGGTAGTGTCTCATATCTGAAGACCGCTTTGGGTATTCAGCCCATTCGTTTTTTGCAGGATATCTGGTCGACCGACCCATCACATTATGATCTGGTCATATCCGACTATGAGCCTGTCACTGCGTGGGCATCGCGAACCTGCGGCACACCCTCGATTGCGCTGAGCCATCAGGCTTCATTTCTGTCTGAAAAAAGTCCCAGGCCTTCAAAAAAGTCCGTTTTGGCTGAACAAATATTGAAGAATTTTGCTCCCTGTGACATTCCGATCGGATTTCATTTCAGAAGATACGACTCGTTTATTTTACCACCCGTAATTCGAAGCGAAGTGAAGGAACTGCAGCCTGAAGAGGGAGATCATATTACCGTTTATCTTCCTGCATTCGACCCGGATGAACTTACCGGAATACTTGGCAAAATACGGGAAACCAAATGGCACCTGTTTTCACCCGCTTGTGATAAGCCGTATCAAAACGGAATCGTAAACGTTTTTCCGGTTGGCAATAAACCCTTTCTTGAAAGCCTTGGGAAAAGCCGCGGTGTGATAACAAGCGCCGGTTTTGAAACCTGTGCGGAAGCCATGTACCTGGAAAAGAAGCTGTTTGTAATCCCAATCAGGAATCAGTACGAACAGCTCTGCAATGCTGCATCATTGAAAGAGATGGGTGTAACGGTGGCCGACACTTCTGATAGCGGATTTGTGAGTACGCTGCGGAATTGGCTCCGATCGGCAACATCAGTAGCACTGCCCGAAGCGGCAGATATTCCCGACCTGCGCAATACTCTCTTCGGTTTCGCAGACGCGCCGCCTGTTTCCGGACAGCAGGTCAGATTGGATTCAGTGGCTGCGGATGCAATCTGACCCGGAGCCCTTCGCCCCGGGTGAGAGAGCCGCAAATAGCTAGTACCTCGGGAATTTGATCACAAACGCATCCACATAGTCTGACTGTATTCCGCTCAATAGAG
Above is a genomic segment from Rhodohalobacter mucosus containing:
- a CDS encoding glycosyltransferase family protein → MMKILYGIQGTGHGHISRAREIVPLLAEKAELDILISGTNCKMTLDGKTAIRKQGISLAYNSKGSVSYLKTALGIQPIRFLQDIWSTDPSHYDLVISDYEPVTAWASRTCGTPSIALSHQASFLSEKSPRPSKKSVLAEQILKNFAPCDIPIGFHFRRYDSFILPPVIRSEVKELQPEEGDHITVYLPAFDPDELTGILGKIRETKWHLFSPACDKPYQNGIVNVFPVGNKPFLESLGKSRGVITSAGFETCAEAMYLEKKLFVIPIRNQYEQLCNAASLKEMGVTVADTSDSGFVSTLRNWLRSATSVALPEAADIPDLRNTLFGFADAPPVSGQQVRLDSVAADAI
- a CDS encoding OsmC family protein, translated to MAENHKKKIVHVHIGRENYKTTLTAGNHELLSDEPESKGGGDEGPDPYDYLLMSLGSCTVITLKMYADRKGWPVEDMYVELRHFKDHAEDCTDCKDPKAKIDKIEKEITIKGDLDQDQLNRLLEISKKCPVHKTLLGQMEIDSVIESG
- a CDS encoding YceI family protein, whose product is MYFKLITTTLLAFVFLTGSLLAQNASDTTDTQERTLTVQGTPQMKIDGTSNIRDWDADITEMDATLVLQDGDELSLETLTPESFKSLEITIPVEHIESGSRGLTKNIHKYLKEDDYPNITFTLSRITDIVRENGTALITAEGVITAAGKENPATMTVTASMNPDGSINFSGEQQLLMTSFDIDPPTAILGTVRADDEFLVLYDVSFN
- the xseA gene encoding exodeoxyribonuclease VII large subunit: MTSQIPFAFDVPSVSDLTNRIKTLLENNFRDILVEGEISNVSQSRNGHYYFTVKDDDAQLPCVIWRGMAQRLNVDLRDGQQVVLGGDLQVYPPHGRYQMIVSLVQQAGTGKLQQKFEQLKHKLEAEGLFRDDHKKPLPPYPFRIGVITSSTGAAFQDIRSTFEHRWPAATLYLYHASVQGLNAAGELVRGLDYFANEPTPVELIIIGRGGGSLEDLWPFNEEPVARAIYNSPIPVISAVGHEVDYSISDFVADARAATPTQAAVIAAPDIDELRYQIEDYTEFLGTYMDQKFSRYREYISTLAKSHALLVVQEKLRYHRNRTDSLAEKLSRSIERKMNAEKNRLGMFQAALSQNTPERDIRTALDQVERQEERLRSHIDRLLVRKRTALREMHSHLNGLNPNAPLERGFARVHQNGVWIRSSNNFSPQKPTEIEWGDGKLSLGKT
- a CDS encoding YceI family protein, which codes for MKYRLQSVLFFAVLFFAAGTINGSLIAQIEYVPQDSSRLWIAGQSNVNQFECESREHRGEAIIFQTTTITGDTVTVDEDATKIMLEIDVEGIECGRNRMNRDLRNALKADDYPNITFVFNEIVSISENGHSNSVELEVNGLLTIAGVTREVNVHLTGYTLDDNRVRAEGSKEILMTDFGVEPPTAMLGLVKADNELTVHFDLIAARKAD
- a CDS encoding PAS domain S-box protein, producing MNTLLAGYKGESYTILKNALKRRQHTVTSGEPDEQLLEELSRRNYPLIILSDFSEEALQFSRNIRALESGKRYTIIAVISVDHLDQIHRLLDADVDQYIVESLFDEQRLDVRLAFAEKMARNKEGQYLIEQKLKESEARSRSILRTTVDAIITIDDRGTIRTFNRAAEKLFQYTASEVIGKNVHVLMPQPYRREHDDYMENYHKTGNRKIIGIGRDVTGKRKDGSTFPMYLAVSEVNVNGQRLYTGIIRNITEQRRLEQEVLRISEHERRRIGQDLHDGLGQMLTGISLINRNIAHSLHEENHPLAGEIDEITNLIKEADEFARNLSRGLIPVEFEGDGFNAALERLVQNAERLLNISCTLTLGSNIHFDDNTSLTHLYRIAQEATSNAVKHGNASEVHITLRANDEKLTLRIDDNGTGFAPDWDEKKGLGVRIMMFRARLIGANVEISDSHLGGASILVTLLHVGSTYSIKD
- a CDS encoding response regulator — encoded protein: MSTNKLIYIVDDHPLMRKGLAMTLEKEVGFEVCGQAESAETALTEILKLKPDAAVIDISLPGMNGIELVKNLLHQMPELKILIVSRHDEELYAERALRAGAKGYLMKLEAVEVLVSAVHQILNGGIYLSEKIGNKLLMKLATGNASKSDNPLDLLSDRELEVFEMTGKGLSTKDIGEKLHISVKTVESHRANIKEKLHIDSANELMRHAVKWVEESSK
- a CDS encoding UDP-2,3-diacylglucosamine diphosphatase, with translation MNKRPLDIAVISDVHLGTVGCHALELLQYLNSIDPKMIILNGDFVDIWNFRKYYWPESHMMVLRTLLTMMTNGTDIYYLTGNHDEVLRKVSSLQLGPFFIRDKLILELKGEKVWIFHGDIFDITMKQSKWIAKAGSHGYDLLILLNRFINKISEQMGRGKLSLSKKIKDSVKKAVRFIDDFETTAIDLAIDQGYDYVICGHIHQPKIRGYENENGSVIYMNSGDWIENLTALEYDGDEWNLYKYNEEEFLGQQRIEKWLERKRDSRSKEVIIG